In one Zobellia galactanivorans genomic region, the following are encoded:
- a CDS encoding Gfo/Idh/MocA family protein, with the protein MVQEIRWGIVGLGSIAHTFAKDLALVTGGTLTAVASRSLEKAKAFAGEYGVAHTFDTYDALFESKEVDVVYIATPHTSHEALSIRAMENGKHVLCEKPMGVNPDQVARMIAVAEKNKVFLMEALWSRFNPSIRKAKQLVESGEIGSVGFVHADFAFYALNRDPDNRLLNPDLAGGSLLDIGIYPIFLSYLLLGMPKNIQASSHLYKTGVEMQTSMIFDYEGAQAILYSGLNSKSEMKAEISGSEGSIFLSPRWHEAQGYSIEKEGELVDYNLPTKGKGYTYEIEEVHSCLASGKVQSSMWSHRNSVDLARLLYEVRQKSNIIFPFEQQKEGV; encoded by the coding sequence ATGGTACAAGAAATACGATGGGGAATTGTTGGTTTGGGAAGTATAGCTCACACCTTTGCGAAAGATTTGGCCCTGGTTACGGGCGGAACCTTGACCGCGGTGGCATCTAGAAGCCTTGAAAAAGCAAAGGCATTTGCCGGTGAATATGGGGTGGCCCATACTTTTGATACTTACGATGCCCTGTTTGAAAGTAAGGAGGTAGACGTGGTTTATATAGCAACCCCGCACACCTCACATGAAGCCTTGAGCATACGTGCCATGGAAAATGGCAAACATGTGCTCTGCGAAAAACCGATGGGGGTGAACCCAGATCAGGTAGCGCGCATGATTGCCGTGGCCGAAAAGAACAAGGTGTTTTTAATGGAGGCGCTTTGGAGCCGTTTTAATCCATCGATACGGAAAGCGAAACAACTAGTGGAAAGCGGTGAAATTGGTTCTGTAGGTTTTGTTCATGCCGATTTTGCCTTTTATGCCCTGAACAGGGATCCCGATAACCGACTGCTCAACCCTGATCTGGCCGGTGGCTCTTTGCTCGATATAGGAATCTATCCCATTTTTCTGTCCTATTTACTGTTGGGCATGCCAAAAAACATACAAGCTTCGTCGCATTTATACAAGACGGGGGTAGAAATGCAGACCTCAATGATCTTTGATTATGAAGGCGCGCAGGCCATTCTGTATAGCGGATTAAATTCCAAATCTGAAATGAAAGCCGAGATTTCGGGAAGTGAAGGCAGTATTTTTTTATCGCCGCGATGGCATGAGGCACAGGGGTATTCTATAGAAAAGGAGGGTGAATTGGTCGATTACAATTTGCCTACCAAGGGTAAGGGATACACTTATGAAATTGAGGAAGTACACAGCTGTTTGGCTTCCGGCAAGGTGCAAAGTTCGATGTGGAGCCATCGCAATAGTGTCGATTTGGCCCGGCTTCTTTATGAGGTGCGGCAAAAATCAAACATTATTTTTCCTTTCGAACAACAAAAAGAGGGCGTGTAG
- a CDS encoding CAL67264 family membrane protein — protein sequence MGMNKNTVLAWATFIMIFVGLALIALGAFRYDEVAGWGFASVGIGFFAIAWVFNALKGRV from the coding sequence ATGGGAATGAATAAAAATACCGTATTGGCCTGGGCCACTTTTATAATGATTTTTGTGGGCTTGGCCCTAATCGCTTTAGGAGCCTTTAGATACGATGAAGTAGCAGGATGGGGCTTTGCCTCCGTAGGCATAGGATTCTTTGCTATTGCTTGGGTATTCAACGCACTTAAAGGACGGGTTTAG
- the ettA gene encoding energy-dependent translational throttle protein EttA produces the protein MSDDKKVIFSMSGVTKTYKNANTPVLKNIYLSFFYGAKIGILGLNGSGKSTLLKIIAGVDKNFQGDVVFSPGYKVGYLEQEPELDENKTVLEIVKEGVSETVAILDEYNKINDMFGLPEVYEDADKMQKLMDKQAELQDKIDASNAWELDTKLEIAMDALRTPEPDKKIGVLSGGERRRVALCRLLLQEPEILLLDEPTNHLDAESVHWLEHHLAQYKGTVIAVTHDRYFLDNVAGWILELDRGEGIPWKGNYSSWLDQKSKRLEQESKTASKRQKTLERELEWVRQGAKGRQTKQKARLKNYDKLMSQDQKQLDEKLEIYIPNGPRLGTNVLEANGVSKAYGDKLLYEDLNFKLPQAGIVGVIGPNGAGKTTIFRMIMGEETPDKGDFQVGETAKIAYVDQSHSNIDPEKTIWQNFSDEQELIMMGGRQVNSRAYLSRFNFSGSEQNKKVSMLSGGERNRLHLAMTLKEEGNVLLLDEPTNDLDVNTLRALEEGLENFAGCAVVISHDRWFLDRICTHILAFEGDSQVYFFEGSFSDYEENKKKRLGGDLIPKRIKYKKLIR, from the coding sequence ATGTCTGACGATAAGAAAGTGATTTTCTCCATGTCGGGGGTCACTAAAACCTATAAGAACGCGAATACACCTGTTCTTAAGAATATATACCTAAGTTTTTTCTATGGTGCCAAGATTGGTATTTTAGGTCTAAACGGGTCGGGTAAATCAACCTTGTTAAAGATCATTGCGGGAGTTGACAAGAATTTTCAGGGCGATGTCGTTTTCTCCCCAGGATATAAAGTCGGTTACCTTGAACAAGAACCGGAGTTGGACGAAAACAAAACCGTGTTGGAGATTGTCAAGGAAGGCGTTAGCGAAACCGTGGCCATACTTGACGAGTACAACAAAATCAACGATATGTTCGGTCTTCCTGAAGTATATGAAGATGCCGATAAGATGCAGAAGTTAATGGATAAGCAGGCCGAGCTTCAAGATAAGATCGATGCTTCCAATGCCTGGGAATTGGACACGAAATTAGAAATCGCCATGGATGCCCTTCGCACCCCTGAGCCCGATAAAAAAATCGGGGTACTGTCCGGAGGGGAAAGAAGGCGTGTGGCCCTTTGCCGCCTATTGCTTCAAGAACCCGAAATATTATTGCTCGATGAGCCTACCAACCACCTTGATGCCGAATCGGTACATTGGTTGGAACATCACTTGGCCCAATATAAAGGTACGGTCATTGCCGTTACCCACGACCGGTACTTCTTGGATAACGTAGCGGGATGGATATTGGAATTGGACCGAGGTGAAGGTATTCCCTGGAAAGGAAACTATTCAAGTTGGTTGGACCAAAAATCAAAACGTCTGGAGCAGGAGAGCAAGACGGCCTCTAAACGACAAAAAACCTTGGAGCGCGAGCTGGAATGGGTACGTCAGGGAGCGAAAGGACGTCAGACCAAACAAAAGGCGCGTTTGAAGAATTACGACAAGTTGATGAGCCAAGATCAAAAACAACTTGACGAAAAACTTGAAATTTATATTCCGAACGGACCGCGATTGGGCACGAACGTGCTTGAAGCGAATGGCGTTAGTAAGGCCTATGGCGACAAGTTATTGTACGAGGACCTGAACTTTAAATTACCACAAGCGGGTATCGTGGGGGTTATTGGCCCGAATGGAGCCGGTAAGACGACAATTTTTAGAATGATCATGGGAGAGGAAACTCCTGATAAAGGAGATTTTCAAGTGGGCGAGACCGCTAAAATCGCCTATGTAGACCAAAGTCATTCGAATATAGATCCCGAAAAAACCATTTGGCAAAACTTCAGTGATGAGCAAGAGCTTATTATGATGGGCGGTCGTCAAGTGAATTCAAGGGCCTATTTAAGCAGGTTCAATTTTTCAGGAAGTGAACAGAATAAAAAAGTAAGTATGCTTTCCGGTGGTGAGCGTAACCGACTCCACTTGGCCATGACCCTAAAGGAAGAAGGTAATGTATTACTTTTGGATGAGCCTACCAACGACCTAGATGTTAATACCTTACGAGCCTTGGAAGAAGGTCTGGAAAACTTTGCAGGCTGTGCAGTGGTGATTTCCCACGACCGTTGGTTCCTAGATCGTATCTGTACCCATATCCTGGCCTTTGAAGGCGATTCACAGGTCTATTTCTTTGAAGGTTCCTTCTCCGATTACGAAGAGAACAAGAAAAAACGATTGGGAGGGGATTTGATTCCGAAACGTATTAAGTACAAGAAATTGATTCGATAG